From a single Cyprinus carpio isolate SPL01 unplaced genomic scaffold, ASM1834038v1 S000006695, whole genome shotgun sequence genomic region:
- the LOC109101462 gene encoding 39S ribosomal protein L18, mitochondrial-like, with product MALFSDVCRSVRTLLGQCQRSTAAAAWIHCQSSWKYSQTAPEPEPVISDNEAIDKTFVNRNPRNLEQMALAVKDRGWATVWPCRQYYHRLVFRRTQHHITAEVYSSDFIDPVLSCSTKEWALKRELGSTRSVAACRAVGEVLAQRCHEAGITRIVYREVPWKFRSESNQIFWTAMKEGGIMLSEQRRKFI from the exons ATGGCTTTGTTCAGTGATGTTTGTCGTAGTGTTCGCACGCTGTTGGGTCAATGTCAGAGATCTACGGCCGCAGCGGCGTGGATTCACTGTCAATCAT CTTGGAAATATAGTCAGACAGCACCTGAGCCAGAACCAGTGATTAGTGATAATGAAGCCATCGATAAAACATTTGTTAACCGAAACCCAAGAAACCTGGAACAGATGGCCCTGGCAGTGAAGGATCGAGGCTGGGCTACAGTGTGGCCCTGTAGACAATATTATCACAG GTTGGTGTTCAGGCGCACACAGCATCACATCACAGCTGAGGTGTACTCAAGTGATTTCATAGATCCTGTGCTGTCCTGCTCCACGAAGGAGTGGGCATTGAAGCGTGAGCTGGGCTCCACTCGGTCTGTAGCAGCTTGTCGTGCTGTCGGTGAGGTGCTTGCACAGCGTTGTCATGAGGCAGGGATCACGAGGATTGTTTATCGTGAGGTACCGTGGAAGTTTCGCTCGGAGtcg AATCAGATATTCTGGACAGCAATGAAAGAGGGCGGCATCATGCTTAGTGAACAAAGGCGAAAATTCATTTAA